The DNA segment ATCCATCTTACATTTGGACATAAACCTATTCACCAAACTTTTTGAAAATTGAGAATATGTATCACTGGTGCAGATCAAATTAAGATCAGTATATTATTAACACCTTAGACCAGAAGATTTATGATTGCACACTTGTATTTATGCAATTATCCTTTGCATTAAAAATAAATCAGGGCATCCaccattataaattataaaataacaaaTGCGAGAATAATCATGAACAACTGACCAGCCAAAACCTTGAGGTGCTTCCTTCAGTTAGTAAGCTTTCCAATTGCAAAGGGGTTAATTGACTACAATCACCTAAACACAAaaggcaaaaaaaataaaaaactgcatCATTGTCTGATAATATTCTAAATAACCGATGCAACAGTTTCATTGATGAAAAAGTATATATTCTCATAGCTAATATATGTGCCAGCAAAAGTGACCTGTTACTTATAAATATCAGACATAAATAGCTACGAAAACTGGTTTATCCAAGAACGAACTTAAATTACTTCAGCTATTTGACCATTGGTTATCTAGTTTAAGCATGCAACTGTATATGCCTTTTTAGGATAGATTAGAACTAATAACAAGCATGCATGTTATAGTTTGACAGCAATAAGATCATAATTAATTAAATCCATTAACAATCTTCCAATCTCTTATTAATCTTATTAATAACATTGTATTTACACTGTAACTAATTAGTTGAAAGTTAactttcatgatatatggagcaggAACACTTAGTACAGATTATAGAACCAAATAATAGTTGCAGTATTATGGTATATcatttgctgatatcttgtcaacaCATTGCATACCAATAAGCTCAGATCAGCATGGaaggtgtgcaagctagcataagAATGTACTGCTAAAAAAATACATGGTACTCATTATCAGTGTTATATGctgtaatttttaatttaatttacttATTTTTAGAGGTAAGAATATAATCGTGTACAATTTAAAAAACAAACATGATGAGCAGTTATAGCATAATGGGAAGTGGTGGCTTTAGCATACCATTGAGGAATCGGTGATCTAAAAGGAACATCCTGTCTTCTCATCTTCTTTCTCTAAGATCCTATTAtgtgatgataaaaatataatgcTGGAGGGAATGAAAAGATTCAAGTTGGAGATCATCTCCCAAAGGATTGAGATAGGAGGCTATATCCCTATCTTTTTATTTGAGTATGGTAAGAAGCTCTATCTAAATCATGCTAAATCCTAAAAGGATAGGGATAAAACCTCCTGCCGAGATTCTTTATGCAATGTTCTCCTccttacatcttcttcttctccttcagcAGTGCTCTTCtatcatcacataattatttcagAGAATGAAGATGACAAGGTGGAGCACTCCTTTTAAATCACTAACTCATCAACCATACATCAAAACTGTCATCCCCATAATGCTATAACCACTCATCATGTTTGTCTTTTTAATTTTAATGGACACAATTACATTTTTAACACAAAGATaagcaaaattaaaataaaaactacaaGATGCTAGTTATAACAACTAGTTGGCATGGGGATAAGAAGGACAACATCTGCAGTTCATGAACCAACATAATAACCTCATCAAAGGAAGCAGAAAAAAGGTAGCCTTGCATTGCAAGtaatacttaaaaaaattattaaaaaaaaagaattcatTCATTTTATCTTTTATGGAGCCTGTAGCCAAAAGTTTGCACCCCATGTAGCAGAACTATAACATGAATTGAAGCTGTTATATACAATATAGAATGAAGCATAAAAGAGAAAGGTCTACCTAGGCCATCATAAGGTGGTTGCTGAGTTATAATGGATATTACTGCAAGCGATAACAAAAATGGCAGGGAAAATAAGTGAGAAAGTTTCCAGAAAATAAAAGTGACATAAATATAAAACTAAAAGAACCAACAGTTTTGATATCACCAACATGGTACAAGTACCTAATTTATCATTGCCTAACATCTGAAAGTAGGTAGATCAAAAATTagagtttagaaaaaaaaaaaaaaaggaatgaccAGGCCTAACTAGATAAATGAAACAACTTTCCACGCAAAATCCAtatctaatcatgccttagtgATCCAAGGTAATCTGTGTTTTCCAGGTCTTCAAAGTCTTCAGCACTTTAGATGCCAAAACTTGACAACTTGTCCTCTTTTTTATAGAAGAATTATgacaataatttttttgaaaaaatattcTTTGCTGCATATTCTCAAAATCATCCTTATAAAAAGGTTAATCAGTTACTAGTGTACATAATATAAAATGGATGTAACAAAATCCAGAAAATGATTCAatcttttttaatctttatttgtCTTATTTCTCCTCAACATTGCATgttacacatcataaaaaacaacTTGATTCTCATGTTGCTATCGGCATAAGTTGATATGAAGTTTACATCAGCCAAACAGATAAAGCTATAAGAATATGATTTATAGAAATCAGTAGTAACCCATTTATAAGCAGATAAAAGGTTCTTGGGCCCAAGAACATAAAAAAGGTAAAAGCATTCTTAAATTTCTTATAATACATATTTATGTTGAAATTAGAAAACAAAATATCTCTGAATATGATGAAAAAATGACACCTCCATATATTCATGACACCATAAAAAGCTATAAAGGGATCAAGGAAAAGGTAAGTACTTTTATCACAAGCTAATCATGGATCTTTAAAAGGATCTTTAAGAGGGATCACTGCTCATGCAAGTGGCTTCCATCTAGAGTTGCCATGCCTCAGCTTTTGACCATTTTAAAGCTTGAACATTAACAAGGaagataattatataaaatgatcAATTAGGGTGCAAATCCTCTGGACAGCAACATATTTTTGGTAAGTTCTTAACCTCCTCATGGAGAATAAGGAGGTCAGAATGTCAGGCATATTATATCAAAGATATCTAGCTTTTCTGAAACTCCCAACATTTTGGTTACATAAGTTGGTATCTGGAGTTAATTCTTTCTCTACATGGTTTTGTTCGGTGTCATAAGACTCATAACTAAACTCAAGAATGAACAATAAACTACTGAACTAGAACATGTGTTTTAAACCTGCAAATTTCATGGATCCTAAGAATTATAGCATCAATAGTGCAATAGCCGTCTAAAGAAAGCTATTTGGGTCAAGCGACATTCTGAGAACCAACTAAAAGACAAAATGCAAAAAAGAGAGTTGGCGTGCATAAGCATTTTGATGGCTAATTGGCAAATGCTTTCTTCTCAGTAATGAAATTCATTGCAGTCTCGAACCTAATAGTAGCAGCAAATAACATCAACATTCTGTACTCTATGCAGGACGTCATTAGaatttcaaaagataaaaaaTGACTTCCCCAGTATTTCTAAACAATATTGACTTTATGTAGTCGTTAAAATAAAACATAGCATAAGTTTACAAATGTCTTTTCCCAATACTGAAAGCACCCTGAGATAAACCAAGTGAAAAGCAACTGGCTCATGCATAAGCATAATTATGTTCCACAGATACCACTTGTCATTTCTCTCTTATGTCTAACAGTTCACATATCAGAATTTATTAACTTTCATGCCAAAAAGCCAAGTATGAAGATTGGTTACCTAAGAACCCCAATAAGTAACAAAGAGCCAAGTGAGAATCAATTACTAAGGCGATTGCAAATAGGAATCCCtggaaaggaaagaaaaaggagCTGAAAGGTTATATCTGCTGATAAATGGAAAACTGAAGCACAGAAGTGAACTTTTAGCAAAGGTTCCATTCTATGACACTGTTGATTCATAATATATTTCAAGCTAGCTATAATAGAATAAAAAGGTTTTGAAGCCAGAACCAGAATTAAATATATTTAGCTAGTTAATTTAGAAAATTATGGTTTTAACTACCTTGGCATAAAGCAGAGTATTAGCAACGAATGCCTCCCAGGTTTCCTCTTTCACCATCTGTTGCAATATCCATTGATCTGGTTCAGTAGCTAAATACCTCATTCATCAATAAAACAATGATTTAAATTGTTCGACAGAAGGGAGAATCATTTGAAGATAAAATTCTTATCCATGGATGTTGGCCTTGATAAACTATTTATTACAGCTGTTGTCAAAGAAGAGAAGTTAACAGGCAATGTGGTTACCTTAAATATCATTTACCCCCATGTAAAAGATGGAGTGCTCTAAATGCAGTGGCAAATCATTGAGTAATAAGCCAGGTCTGTCACGTATGTATAAAATGTTTGAAGTTTTAAACCAATTACCTTACAAAACTGTCAGTAGTCTGCAACAGGATCAGCAAATAATTTAACAAGAACTCAACCCACTTGATGTTACTTCCTCAGTGTGTGCGCTTTTTGACAAACCATTAGCCATGTATTGACGAGTATCTTGATATTAAACTTTGGTTCCAAAGTTCCAAATATTAAACACGTCAGAGTAGAGCATAGTTTTCTAAGAACATGGTGGAGATCAGTTACCAAGGCTGCTGATGGcatatttaagatatttattaTCTTCTCTCGATGTAATAGTGTGTCTTCTTAATCTAAAGTCATTTCAACAAAACAAATAGTCAATACACACAACAGTCTCATCAGATCATGCTAATTAAAAATTTCACAGAAGTGACAGACCTAAAATATACACTACAGAGGGTTTCACTTGATAGAACTATACCTTCTGAGTCTCATTATGCCCCCCAGAGAAAAATATAGCTCAAATCATATTCTACTACCTGCAGTTCTTTTAAGGAACCAGCTCCAAGGGCCTAATCTATTCATGCAACCCTTTTTCTTATTCTCAGAAACATCAGCAATTGgaaaattcaacaatctctatTTGTTTGGAATGACCTATATACCATACAGCATCAAATAATCTATTATGCTTGTCTGCATAAATATTTCTAATCTACTCGTACATTGCTCATAGAGCTATTTCATCAGAGTAAGATTCGTGTTTAATCTGCACGAAACCCATAAAAGATCAAAGTTCTCGAAAAAGAAACCAAGTAAGGAGTCCCATGGCATCAAACCTTTACTGCCACCAGCACCAAGAACGCAAGAATCGCCTGAATCTCCTGCAGATCCAAAACACAAAAGGACGAAAAGGAAAAGGATCACAACAGTTAAATCACAAGAACGCGATAAGCTCACGAGATCCACACCAACGAAAATGAGAACATGAAAGAATCCGGGAAGAAAATTAAACCTAAAACGAGGGAAGGTACCCGACGGAAGAGGCGATCGACGAGATCGGCGGAGAGGGTTTGGGAGGCGGAGCTGCGGGCCCCGAGGtaggaaaagaagagaaggaagtggAGCAGGTAGAAGGGCTCCGTCGCCATAAGATTCAGCCATGGGAACGGGTGGCGTCTCTTGTCCGCCGCCGGCGCCGCGCTCGCCGCCTCCATGTCTCCCTCCCCCTCCCGCTGCAGAGTCGCCGGAGATCCAAGAAATGGCACGAAGATACAATCCCTTGGGTTTCGGGGCGCACTTAATCGGCCTCCATCGCCCGTCGTCTATTttacatatatttttatatttccgTAAATTTGACTCCCGTGCATTATTTACTGAACGAATATAAATCGttgataatatataataatatactatTATTATATTCATGGCGCATATTGATATATTACAAGTCTTTATTTTAAAGATATGGTCAGCACCTTACACGTGGACTGTAAGATCTTGTGATTGGGAAATTACAGTTCAAAACGGAGACGAGAGAGGCTCCGTTGATGTGATGCCATCGGAAATCTCATCATCAGTGCAAGGAAGATCCCATGATCCACTGCGAACTCCACTTCCCTCGCCTTCTCCCACAAGCTTCTCGAGTTGGTCTCTCTTTTCGATCTCCTTCCTCATTTGCTCTGATGTCTTCACAGCCTTCTTGCCCTACAAGATGAAGAGGCTATTTAGTGGAACTTCGTTTCTATCAGCATGCATGCTGTGGAATGACCAGGAGCTGCAGTTGGCCTCCACGAGATTCACCTGGGTGAAGATAGTCGAAGCTTCCTTTGCGACCTTGGTTTGGATTATTTCAACTGCTGCTTCCTGACAACAATTCTCACGTTAGGAACTGATCATCTTCCTCCGTGGCTCGACTCGACAGTACTCTCGAGGACAGAAACCCCATTGAGGTCTTTGTTCTCGTATACTCGAGCTAATAAAGATAGTGACTGACGAGTAGAACCAAATCGGAAACAAAACGAAGACACGAGAGAAAACATAGGTATATTTACCCGGGCATTCCTCAGTTCTCCTTCGTTGAGCGTCTTGGGTTCCATTTCAATCGGGCAACCAAGCCGATCCATCTGTGGATGTCCCTGAGAAGTCACAGATTGCAAACTCTGTTCATACATAGAGAAGCGATCACGGGACGCGCTTGACTCTCTCCGGTAAAAGGAGCGGGAGGAGATGGTCGAGCACAAAGAGTGGTGATCCTTGTTTCCTTCCCGTGACAGCATTAATTGACTAGCACCCCAAAAGTCAAACATGAGTTGCTGGATTATATTGAACCTAGTtagacctatatatatatatatatatatatatatatatatatatatatatatatatatatatatatgtgtgtgtgtgtgtgtgtgtgtgtgtgttttagaTTTATGGATATAATTGCTGTTCTTTAaaattctctcttcttttcttcgacagcaccaattttcttgcagcAATCTTTTAAGTGATATGCTTTGAGCTTCAGCTTTCTGAGCTTGTTTTTGAAGTGTTGTTTTGCAGAATTCTCGCAGGTCTTGGTTTTCTGAGCACTAATATGATGCTTTGTAACCGAGCCCAAACTTGTCTTTCGACCAAAGTTACGTAGCGCCATCACTCTCCCCTATAAGCCGCCATCCTTTGTCCAAAACTGTAGCTCACTCAACGTATCATATCATACATCCTTCTTCCCTACAAAGCAGCGACCAACCCAAACACCCTGTCAATGGAGTCCGTAGGTTCCAACTCCCCACCAGCCGATCCCCATTCTGTTTACGCTGACCGATATAACCTGGCCCAACATGTAGCCGACCGGATCATCCGTGCCCTGCGCCACCCTCTCCGCCTCATCCACCGCTCCGATGCCGACTTCTTCGTCTTGGGTTCCACCGGCAATGTGTACAAGGTGACCCTCGCAGCCATCCCATCCTGCTCCTGCCCCGACCGCACCGTGCCCTGCAAGCACGTCCTGTTCGTCATCCTCCGTGTCCTCGGTTGCTCCTTGGACGACGCATGCGTCTGGAGGCGGACGCTGAGGCCGTGCCAGCTCGCGCGCCTCCTGAGCACGCCGATGGCCCCGGACGTCTTGGCCGGCGCCCGGGCGCGCGAGAGGTTTTACCAGCTGTTGCCGGGCGCCAACGGGACGGACCATCAGACGGCCATCGGGAGGGAGGACGACGGGGCCGTGTGCCCGATATGCTTGGAGGAGATGGAAGGCGAAGCGGGACTGGTGACCTGCGGCGCGTGCGGGAACTCGCTGCATGAGGAGTGCCTGGCGAGGTGGAAGAGGAGCCGAGGGAGGAGGGGAGTGAGGTGCGTGATGTGCAGGgcgcggtggaggaagaggagggagcggGAGCTGTACGTGAACCTGGCAGCCTACGTCGGTGAGGACGACATGGTGGAGGATTCCGGGGCGTCATGCAACGGAGGTTAAGCTACGGGTTCCCGGCGGGGCTCCCATGGTTGTCCATCACTACCTTCGTCCTCAGGCCATTGTATTGTGTGGCAGCAGCTTATTGACGACAATATGGCCATGGCATTACATGATCTAGTTAGTGTACGGATGATAATATTTAGCCAGCAAAAGACAAATACTAAATCAAAATAATCAAATGGATGATCCAATGCCTGTCAGAGTTGGCAACCAAGAATCTATCTCCAAATTTCATTCGAATGTTATCCAATTTAAGCAGATCTGATATCGTAACACCTTACTCTTAGTTTCATCTATACTTTACATTTCAATTTTTATTACAATCttaagattaaaatatattaattcatTAAGCAAAATGATAGGTTTCATGTAATATCTTTAACTTGTAATGTCAAGTTTCATCCATTTAAATTCAACCAAAGGGAATCAAATCAAGTCAAATCCAATTTATACGTATCAAATATATTCCCATTTATGAAGGAACAGATTCAAGATTGCAAAGCCTCTACAAACCCAAATCACAGAGGGATTAAAATTGGGCTTTTGAATTGGGCTGCACTAGATAAGGAAGTGTATATCTGAAAGCATTCATATGTTTTCGCACATCAACCGCACAGCCTTCGCTTGCAGCTAAACGCGTAATAATAGTAGAGACGATGGATGTATTCTCTCTTTTGCGCGTTACAACAGCAGCGTTTTCCGTGGATGATCTTTGCTGTCTTCCTGCTTCTCTGTCCATATCCACTATACTGTGAGAACGATGATGAGACAACCAACTTCATGAGCAGCACAGACCATTGGATAACAAAATCACAGGTCAGGTCAGTTCTTCTCTCGCCTTCAAGTGTTTGCTATCAACCTATTCTGTTCATTCCATGTCCACCCAGACCCAGACAGCTAATGGATAAAGCTTTGATTTTGATGGGCGGATTTCGATTGGGATCCACCGAAGATTGTGGGTCGAGAAGGCCTAGATGCTGTCTATGTCCAAATAGATTACTGCCATCAGCAGCAACCCATGCGTTGTTGACTACCGCCCTCCTTGGTTTGTCCACTACGTAAGATAACTCCAATGCCATCACTGTTCCATGGATAGAAGAAATGGCTTGATGGGACCAAAACCTTTCTAGTAAACCACCATGGAGTTTGACATCCTTAGGTTGATCTTACTTTTGGTACATGGATTTATATATCGATGGCGAAGATCTTCCTGCCATCCTTTGAAGCCAACTTGCGGTTTTTAATCAGTAGAGAAGCCTCAGCAGCTTCGTCGGTGTCTTTGCTTTCCAGTAGGCAAATCGATTCTGCTCATTGTAAGTCATAAATATGTTTCTTCTAGCATTGATTTGTTTATGAAAATATACTCGTTAAACAAAATCAATCTTGTGAGGATCTTCTAAAACATGGATATCACCTCTGATAACGATGCTTGACTAGTTTTTCCTATTGAAGGAATAGGAAGCTCGGGGAGCAAGATCTGCTTAAACATACAAGACAGCACAAGCTAGCTCGGCCGGTGGTGGGGTTTGTCTTCTCCAGTTGCTATGCACGAAAAAAGACAGCAAGTGACGTGCCTTCGTTGGACGAGCAACGTACGTAGGAAAACCATACTTGTGCACTGACTGATCTAAACGTCAAGAAAAGCTTTTGAGTCCGTAGCTTTAGGTCGTGATTCATTCAATCACAGAGATGACAGATGAAGGGGGCCCTTTCGACTTGTACCACACTGTTGGTCGCACCACAAGTTATCCGTCTCTGTTGTCCATGGAAACCCATAACGAGTGAGAACTCATGCCCTATTTCTTCTCTCCTGATGTTAAACGTGGCACGAATATGAAATATGTTGATGAACCTATATTTGCTTTGGTGGGTCCTCAATACACCATACATTTGTTTCCTACGTGATATCACGTACATGATCCTGTGGATGACCTCGATTAATTATGTAGCATAAGGTACGTGATTCTGATTCTCGATGTTGAAATCGACGAGTGGCTACCCGCATCTTTTCATCGAGGAAACTTTACAAGACAATGATTAAGAATCTTTTCCGAGAAAAAGACAATGACTAAGACTCCACTTTCTTGATTTGACTATGCCGTGGATCTTTCCAGGATTagtagaggagaagaagaatgTACGAAGGGAATGCAACGATGATATACCTACACTTCAGGTGATATCTGTGGGAAGAGAAAAGGAACAGAGTGAACAACGGAGGAGAGTGACAGTATCTGCAAGCAGAAGACAATGCAGAAGAAATATTACTACCATCTTCGCAACTGCAATGCAATCTACGGAGTTCAATCCCTGCATCCATTAATGATCCGTGAGATGTGGTAAGAGCTAAGATAGTGGGATCCCaagtggaagaggaagaggaggcgaagGTTGGTGAGCGCCTCATCTCGTCCCTCGCAGTGGCTGCGTCATCGATCGACCACTCCCGCGGAGAATCTAGAAAAAGCGAAGGTTAACTTTTTCGAGGGAGGCAAGGTGGGTCCAGCCACCGACTCCCCTCAGATTGACCACCGGCCGACACGTGTAACGCGGTGGGTGTGCCGACAGTCGCTTTCGAGTCCAGGTTCGATGTCCCTCGGCCGGGCCTTCTCCGTCGGACAGCCGACGGATCTTccccgactccgcacaccatctcCTCCTCTCCGGTCGTTTATCAACGTTCAATGAGCGCCACGTACAAACGCCGAGGACGTGTAGCGATAGTCGCCATCCAAATTTCGTTGTGGAAGCAATCAATCCTCGAGCAatcctttcgaatccaactcgagGTTGGTGAGAAGGCTTTAAGAATTCGAGTCCGGTTAGTTTCAAGGTTGGAACCCATCAATGGTTCCGTCTCGATCGAGCCACGTATTTATCGACGACCGATGATTTCGGCTCGGAATTTGATGTCATCATTGTTAACTCGTCTCTTGTCCAACGTCGTACTACCGATCAATGTAAAATTGGATATGTGGGCGAGCACGTAAGGATGAAAGATTGGATTCGGATCAGACTCATACATCCGCACTATTCTATCTCAACCCGATCGGCACAGTGTATGGCCTACACGGAAGTAACAGTTTCCTATTAACAAAGGGAAATGTCGCAATCTCACAGGATCCCATCATTGAGGCAAAATCTGAGAGATCTTTGTAGGGTCTCTTCCAGCTTTTGACACTCTCCTTTTCTCCGTCTTTCTCGATCAGGAATGTGTTGGCTTCATCCGATTACAAGCAAGAGTTAAGGGTTAAAGATATAGGTAGATCCACCCTGTAATAGTTGTGCGTGGCCTCAGGACTTCACTGTCGAGGCTAGCGAGGAGGGGTGAGACAAGCAGCATCAGCCTGTCAAGTTGACGATGGAAAGATCGCACGAAACTTGAAGCTTGATATCAGTCTCCTGTTTTTCTTCACCCAGCCAGATCCAGCGCTAAGCATCGGAGTAAAAGAGTGCAAACAACTCGGCAGCTCACATTAATGGTCAGGAGCAGCGTTTTCCCTGAGCTTTATTTCTTAGTAGGCAAAGCCTTTCGACTCGGCGGCCGTAAATTGTTGGTGGATTCGATTTAGAACGAACACAAACACTGGAACCCATCGGAACTCGATCAATAATACATTGATGCAGATATATGAGTGAGAAAGCTGATGTGATGGGCTACGGAGATAGGAGCAGCGGGGAACAGATTGAGCTGGAATTTAAAGGACGGAGAAGGCAGCTGATATGAACACTCCGACGTACAAACCATGCCAACTAAATGCGGCGGTAAACGAAGCTGCATCCAAAGTAACAGTAACACGCGACCGCCGATCACAATTTTCTCCTTTATATCTTAGGAAAGCATAATATAGAGAACACAAAGGAGTCTCGTGTattatcatctcattattaattatattttctttttgttttccccTTCTACTTAGGTTACGTATTGAGACACGCCAATTCGTAGAGTCGGCTTGTGAGTCACACCAATGGACATCCCTTGGAAGCATTATAGTACAATATTGTTATTACGTTGGGTCGGTGTTGACCCTCCAAATTGTCATGTTGTCATAATGGATTGCTACAATACACGATAacataaaagaaacaaaaggcAATCGGTCGGCATTGTACGTAATACTGGAAAACCAATCATTTCCATCACGTCACATATCGTTGTCATTCAAAATTcaacaaaatattattttaatttttgatcgAATATTACGATCAGAGATGAGATTCTATAGCGTAATGCATACTAACAGATAATTGTATTCATTCTGTTCTCCGGCATAAGGAGGAGGTGCTGCAATTAATGGAGGTTCTAATCCTGCCTTTCCCATGAGAAACATAAAGCTAgctagaagaagaagatggaaacCCTAATTTTCTTAGCATCATCACTGGTGGCCAGCATGGATCTCGATACCATAAGAGTCAACAGAGAGAAGATGGAAAGATTCTCTTGGCGACAAAATGGCTCCTCATGCGAGTGCCCAGTATTCCATATCCAACAAGTAAATTATAAGAGACGCATGCGGAAGTTTGGCCATTCCCAGGAACAAGCCACTCCTAGCAGCTCCGGCGATCTCCATGAAACCTCCTCTAATTTGGATGCGAACATGCGTGACGCAAGAGGATATTACGGAAGCAATTGTCATACTAGCCTACACCGTATCCTTCGTCTTTGGTCATGCCCTTCTACACTTGACAAAGATGACAAAGGTTGCGATGAGGTGGAGTGGGAAGATTTTTCCGAGGGACAGCGAGTAAGCTGTCGCTGTTGTGATGCAAACACACTGTTTTGCCTGTTTCCGGGCGCTCCAAAAGCTGACAGCATGGTTTCCGCCCTCTCCAATGGGTAAAAGCCCCCACTCGGTAACTTCTTTTGCGGTGCTGTACGCAGCTGATCCATGCAAGAGAAGACCGGTTTACTGTTGTGCAAGTCCAGCTTTTCTGATCGGAGAATTCTCTGAACTAGGTATTTTCGTTGTTTCACGCATCATTCTTCTCCGGAAAAGGAAACCGCACACGAAGATTATCCTGGGTATAAAATCATCGTGTCATGTACTTTCATCATACGGTACATGTTGGTGAGCGAGGATCGAAAGGACAACCGGTCAATTCATGTACGTAAAGTATGTATGCTGCAGAATTAGTAGTATGTCACCGCACGCAGGATGACTCAGATTCGAGTGTTATCCAGTTAGGTGAAACTTACCTTCGTGGCAAATGCAGATGGTGCGGTCTAATACTTCACGCCACAAACGGGCTTGAACGAGTAAGAAAGGTTGATGTAATGTGACCAATGCGACTTAGATTGGTTTGGTCCTAATTATCTCAATCAATGGTTGGCATCTTTGGCCAGAGCAGTGGTGAAGATAACATCGTCGTTGTCGGCCTCATTTAATTATCTCCCATACCTCCTGGCTTTCCTGAAGCTAATCAAACTTATCTTCTGAATGTAATGTATATACATTAAAAGAAGTGTCGAGTttttagaagaaaaagaaacattttctctttctttctttctttctttcttcaaagTACAGAACAAGAGGGTGACACAGAAGTGGTTCAGATGGAGGGCATCACCCTCTGTCCTTTTCCTGGTGAGCAGCGGGAAGCAACAGGCAAGTTGAAGCTGAGCTCAGGCCTCATCCAATGATCAAAGAAGAATTCCATCCAGTGATCACAACGACATAGATAGCACAAAGTTATTACATGCACACAAACCATGCAAGAGACTCATGCTCTTCTTCTCCGGCACTTCCCCAGAAAACTGTACAACATTGACTGGGGAGATTTGGAGTCATGAGGATTCTGTTCTGTCGACTTCAATGTACAATGGGAGGCAACCCCGAGAAACAGCACACACGCTGAAGAAGAAGGGAGGGAAGGGTGCAAGCCAGAATAGAGAAGAGAA comes from the Musa acuminata AAA Group cultivar baxijiao chromosome BXJ1-10, Cavendish_Baxijiao_AAA, whole genome shotgun sequence genome and includes:
- the LOC103968863 gene encoding uncharacterized protein LOC103968863 codes for the protein MESVGSNSPPADPHSVYADRYNLAQHVADRIIRALRHPLRLIHRSDADFFVLGSTGNVYKVTLAAIPSCSCPDRTVPCKHVLFVILRVLGCSLDDACVWRRTLRPCQLARLLSTPMAPDVLAGARARERFYQLLPGANGTDHQTAIGREDDGAVCPICLEEMEGEAGLVTCGACGNSLHEECLARWKRSRGRRGVRCVMCRARWRKRRERELYVNLAAYVGEDDMVEDSGASCNGG
- the LOC103968861 gene encoding uncharacterized protein LOC103968861 isoform X2, whose translation is MEAASAAPAADKRRHPFPWLNLMATEPFYLLHFLLFFSYLGARSSASQTLSADLVDRLFRRMVKEETWEAFVANTLLYAKGFLFAIALVIDSHLALCYLLGFLVISIITQQPPYDGLGDCSQLTPLQLESLLTEGSTSRFWLVEFRALCSSTCVQKCRIFPDLSVIYSNKNISFGVVDIGHFPNAAEKFGISLPGQIPTYILFENAVEVARLPEFSYTEASVPTISKKLLCQHFELDRRLIQYVSE
- the LOC103968861 gene encoding uncharacterized protein LOC103968861 isoform X3 yields the protein MEAASAAPAADKRRHPFPWLNLMATEPFYLLHFLLFFSYLGARSSASQTLSADLVDRLFRRVPSLVLGDSGDSCVLGAGGSKVISIITQQPPYDGLGDCSQLTPLQLESLLTEGSTSRFWLVEFRALCSSTCVQKCRIFPDLSVIYSNKNISFGVVDIGHFPNAAEKFGISLPGQIPTYILFENAVEVARLPEFSYTEASVPTISKKLLCQHFELDRRLIQYVSE
- the LOC103968861 gene encoding uncharacterized protein LOC103968861 isoform X1, with the translated sequence MEAASAAPAADKRRHPFPWLNLMATEPFYLLHFLLFFSYLGARSSASQTLSADLVDRLFRREIQAILAFLVLVAVKMVKEETWEAFVANTLLYAKGFLFAIALVIDSHLALCYLLGFLVISIITQQPPYDGLGDCSQLTPLQLESLLTEGSTSRFWLVEFRALCSSTCVQKCRIFPDLSVIYSNKNISFGVVDIGHFPNAAEKFGISLPGQIPTYILFENAVEVARLPEFSYTEASVPTISKKLLCQHFELDRRLIQYVSE